A DNA window from Chiroxiphia lanceolata isolate bChiLan1 chromosome 6, bChiLan1.pri, whole genome shotgun sequence contains the following coding sequences:
- the FAM177A1 gene encoding protein FAM177A1 isoform X3, producing MQLAKGDGGFENVELGVIGKKKKIPRRVIHFASGETMEEYSTDEEEDEQEKKDLLPPVDPTTLTWGPYLWFHMLRVATSTLSVCDFLGEKIASVLGISTPKYQYAIDEYYRMKREEEEEEQENRMSEEAERQHQEQQNKPQAEAPVQTDQPEATACSSFVNVNFENEGDCPSIGKNKQDVVPVPP from the exons caaCTTGCAAAGGGAGATGGTGGCTTTGAGAATGTGGAGCTGGGTGTCataggaaagaagaagaaaattccaAGGAGAGTTATTCATTTTGCAAGTGGAGAAACAATGGAAGAATATAGCacagatgaagaggaagatgaacaagagaaaaaagaccTGTTGCCACCTGTAGATCCT ACAACGCTCACGTGGGGACCCTACTTGTGGTTTCACATGCTGCGAGTTGCAACATCAACTTTATCAG taTGTGATTTCCTTGGGGAAAAGATTGCATCTGTTCTGGGGATAAGCACACCAAAATACCAATATGCAATTGATGAGTATTACAGAATGAAGAGAGAG gaggaagaggaggaacaggaaaacaggatgtcagaagaagcagaaagacaGCATCAGGAACAGCAGAACAAGCCACAAGCTGAAGCTCCTGTCCAGACAGACCAGCCTGAAGCAACAGCGTGCTCTTCATTCGTGAATGTAAACTTTGAAAATGAGGGAGATTGCCCGTCCattgggaaaaataaacaagatgtAGTTCCCGTCCCTCCTTAA